A portion of the Actomonas aquatica genome contains these proteins:
- a CDS encoding rhomboid family intramembrane serine protease: MAHNAKDFRIISPHPDPATAPDADDRVIIGRYRRAAAARERSLVVLAAGEECWQETQTDEASGATTEVLLVRPAAASHLREQLARFERESAYWPPRPPPTEPPPDDPHRGLFPPLLWGLAIVGLFRVQQLAPDLTEFWLLDARAVWAQGQFWRPFTALWLHADIGHLLSNLIAGWFILRTWFCLEPLWSGWARLLGAATVANLLLAAVAFSGGHRSLGASTLVFAGLGLLTGRALRRRGQPGRWRPLLIPAAAGAAMLGLYGAGGVQTDVLAHVLGFACGTATGALLVFSKNR, from the coding sequence GTGGCCCACAATGCGAAAGACTTCCGCATCATCAGTCCCCATCCAGACCCTGCCACCGCCCCCGATGCCGACGACCGCGTGATCATCGGCCGCTACCGCCGCGCCGCCGCCGCCCGGGAGCGCAGTCTGGTCGTGCTCGCCGCCGGGGAGGAATGTTGGCAGGAAACCCAAACCGACGAAGCCAGCGGGGCCACCACCGAGGTGCTCTTGGTCCGCCCAGCGGCCGCCTCCCACCTGCGCGAGCAACTCGCCCGCTTCGAACGCGAGTCCGCCTACTGGCCACCGCGCCCGCCGCCCACCGAACCGCCCCCTGACGATCCCCACCGCGGCCTCTTTCCCCCGCTGCTCTGGGGCCTGGCCATCGTGGGCCTGTTTCGCGTGCAGCAACTCGCGCCCGACCTCACCGAATTCTGGTTGCTCGACGCCCGCGCCGTCTGGGCGCAAGGCCAGTTCTGGCGTCCCTTCACCGCGCTCTGGTTGCACGCCGACATTGGACACCTGCTTTCCAACCTCATCGCCGGCTGGTTCATCCTGCGCACCTGGTTTTGCCTGGAACCGCTCTGGTCCGGCTGGGCCCGCCTGCTCGGTGCCGCGACCGTCGCCAACCTCCTGCTCGCCGCCGTCGCGTTCAGTGGCGGTCATCGCTCGCTCGGCGCCTCGACCCTGGTTTTTGCCGGCCTCGGTCTGCTCACCGGCCGCGCCCTGCGCCGTCGCGGCCAACCGGGACGCTGGCGCCCGCTCTTGATCCCGGCCGCGGCTGGTGCCGCCATGCTCGGCCTCTACGGCGCGGGCGGCGTCCAAACCGACGTCCTCGCCCACGTCCTCGGCTTCGCCTGCGGCACGGCCACCGGAGCGCTCCTCGTCTTCAGCAAGAACCGCTGA
- the bla gene encoding subclass B1 metallo-beta-lactamase, with translation MARWFPRFISVFTKWLLVFGLTGALRAEVDFEITPLGEGMWLHVAGHETETWGRVTSNGLIVDEGEHVVVIDTPWGAENSRALLAWIEREIGKPVERLFVGHFHDDRLGGWEVFAERGTRVIALAETVALAGIADGDLPAFEVLRLAPGERATIGTVEVLYPGRAHTSDNVVMWLPESGILVGGCAVRAEAARGMGNTADATVAEWAASMRRVQQAYPDARRVVPGHGKVGDVGLLTHTIALAEAAATEAAVASIGSVLDAFHVAAGAADFDGYFGLFAEDGVFLGTDASERWTRAEFQAFARPYFEAGRGWLYEPVAGGRHVVVSPDGGYAWFDEALVSAAYGACRGSGVMVRTAAGWRVAQYHLTIPIPNDLAKEVVGLIRDFEAK, from the coding sequence ATGGCTCGTTGGTTTCCCCGTTTCATCTCCGTATTCACAAAATGGTTACTGGTTTTCGGGCTCACCGGAGCGCTGCGGGCCGAGGTTGATTTTGAGATCACTCCCCTGGGTGAAGGGATGTGGTTGCACGTGGCGGGTCATGAGACCGAGACCTGGGGGCGGGTGACCTCGAACGGCTTGATCGTCGACGAAGGGGAGCACGTGGTGGTGATCGACACCCCGTGGGGCGCGGAGAATTCGCGGGCGCTGCTCGCGTGGATTGAACGGGAGATCGGCAAGCCGGTGGAGCGTCTGTTCGTGGGTCATTTTCATGACGATCGCCTGGGCGGGTGGGAGGTATTCGCGGAGCGGGGGACGCGGGTCATCGCGCTGGCGGAAACCGTGGCGCTCGCCGGCATTGCGGACGGTGATTTGCCGGCCTTTGAGGTGTTGCGGTTAGCACCGGGTGAGCGCGCGACGATTGGGACGGTCGAGGTGCTTTATCCGGGCCGGGCGCACACCAGCGACAATGTCGTCATGTGGCTGCCGGAATCCGGGATTTTGGTCGGCGGCTGCGCGGTGCGGGCGGAAGCGGCGCGCGGCATGGGCAACACGGCGGACGCCACGGTGGCGGAATGGGCGGCTTCGATGCGGCGGGTGCAGCAAGCGTATCCCGACGCTCGGCGCGTGGTGCCCGGACATGGCAAGGTGGGGGACGTGGGGCTACTGACTCACACCATCGCTTTGGCGGAGGCGGCGGCGACGGAGGCCGCTGTAGCGTCGATCGGCAGCGTGCTGGACGCGTTTCATGTCGCGGCGGGGGCGGCGGATTTTGACGGCTACTTCGGGCTGTTTGCGGAGGACGGGGTGTTCCTTGGCACCGATGCGTCGGAGCGGTGGACGCGGGCGGAGTTTCAGGCCTTTGCTCGCCCCTACTTTGAGGCCGGGCGGGGTTGGCTCTACGAGCCGGTGGCGGGAGGCCGCCACGTGGTGGTGTCACCGGATGGTGGATACGCCTGGTTTGACGAGGCGCTGGTGAGCGCGGCTTACGGGGCGTGTCGCGGCAGCGGGGTGATGGTGCGCACCGCGGCCGGCTGGCGGGTGGCGCAGTATCATCTCACCATCCCGATTCCCAATGACCTGGCCAAGGAGGTCGTGGGGCTGATCCGGGACTTTGAGGCGAAGTGA
- a CDS encoding LacI family DNA-binding transcriptional regulator produces MLLAEIAKAAKVSPSTVSRAINQPEIVAPESLERIRAVMQAHDYQPPPINRRRGPKSRKPSTLRLAVWFVGAKEGNPALGWFQEKMSLLQDQSPINRVDLNMVFSSSPADLPRQLVQDKFDGVIIQGMEPAAEVMEALQDTPTVWFMTRRSASFPGDYVEPNNEENGQLAANHLASQGHRHVAVLSIDPAYSAVSRRTRAFELRARELGLTTHRILGRQDASRVSYLEIDPLNTESTQLVDALTALSPRPTGLYAPVDHFAGSLLRALRLAGLQPERDYELILGNYNPIIYNNLEHHPAVIDINLAVLIRKVIAQLVWRIENRDCPGRISVSVSPVLRPALLSGT; encoded by the coding sequence ATGCTCCTCGCCGAAATCGCCAAGGCCGCCAAGGTCTCCCCCTCCACGGTCTCCCGGGCCATCAACCAGCCCGAGATCGTCGCGCCCGAGAGCCTCGAACGCATCCGCGCCGTGATGCAGGCTCACGATTATCAACCGCCCCCCATCAACCGGCGGCGCGGCCCCAAGTCCCGCAAACCGTCCACCCTGCGCTTGGCGGTGTGGTTCGTCGGAGCCAAAGAGGGCAATCCGGCTCTCGGTTGGTTTCAGGAGAAGATGTCCCTGCTCCAGGACCAGAGTCCGATCAATCGCGTCGATCTGAACATGGTGTTCTCCAGCTCTCCGGCAGATCTCCCGCGGCAGCTGGTGCAGGACAAATTCGACGGCGTCATCATCCAAGGCATGGAGCCCGCCGCGGAAGTCATGGAGGCCCTGCAGGACACGCCCACCGTCTGGTTCATGACGCGCCGCTCCGCGTCGTTTCCCGGCGACTACGTCGAGCCGAATAACGAAGAGAATGGCCAGCTCGCCGCCAACCACCTGGCCAGCCAGGGCCATCGTCACGTGGCTGTGCTCAGCATCGATCCGGCCTACAGCGCCGTGTCCCGCCGCACCCGCGCCTTCGAACTACGGGCGCGGGAACTCGGCCTCACCACGCACCGCATCCTCGGCCGCCAAGACGCCTCCCGCGTGAGTTACCTGGAGATCGATCCACTCAACACCGAGTCCACTCAACTGGTCGACGCCCTCACCGCGCTTTCGCCGCGCCCCACCGGACTCTACGCGCCCGTCGATCACTTTGCCGGTTCGCTGCTGCGCGCGCTGCGCTTGGCCGGCCTCCAACCCGAGCGCGATTACGAGCTCATTCTCGGGAACTACAACCCCATCATCTACAACAACCTCGAGCACCACCCCGCGGTCATCGACATCAACCTCGCGGTGCTCATCCGCAAGGTCATCGCCCAGCTCGTCTGGCGCATCGAAAACCGCGACTGCCCCGGTCGCATCAGCGTGAGCGTATCGCCCGTGCTGCGCCCGGCGCTGCTCTCCGGCACCTGA
- a CDS encoding M20/M25/M40 family metallo-hydrolase, with translation MKLSRSSSSRSAWSTLSAFLLAATASTPLFGALTDDAQVQAALSFITTNEPAVIEEQIRLCEIPAPPFQETERAHYYAGKFEEYGLQDVHIDEEGNVFGTRPGTNPDLLLVFSAHLDTVFPAGTDVTVKREGNILRAPGISDDCRGLAVVLGVLQALNDQEIQTDGTILFMGTVGEEGLGDLRGVRHLFESDKADSIDYFISMDGTGLHATTGAVGSHRYEVTFSSAGGHSYGAFGQVNPIHALGRAIAKISDFEMAAEPKATFNVGMISGGTSVNSIARTASFQIDMRSPSATSLDNTDAMFRAAVAEAVAEENEFWKTHAHSPTARNMNAANPVVVDIKQVGLRPTGDVPPDSPIIACVSRANAALEVADRFGSSSTDSNIAISLGVPAVTLGGGGRGAAAHSLDELFETTDSHLGTQRALLTVLEIVGLAK, from the coding sequence ATGAAGCTGTCCCGCTCCTCCTCCTCTCGCTCCGCCTGGTCCACGCTCAGCGCGTTCCTGCTCGCCGCCACGGCCTCCACGCCCCTCTTCGGCGCCCTCACCGACGACGCCCAAGTGCAGGCCGCCCTGTCCTTCATCACCACCAACGAGCCCGCCGTCATCGAGGAGCAGATCCGCCTCTGCGAGATCCCCGCGCCCCCTTTCCAGGAAACCGAACGCGCCCACTACTACGCCGGCAAGTTTGAGGAATACGGCCTGCAGGACGTGCACATCGACGAGGAGGGCAACGTCTTCGGCACCCGCCCGGGCACCAACCCCGACCTGCTCCTCGTCTTCTCCGCCCACCTCGACACCGTCTTCCCGGCCGGCACCGATGTGACCGTCAAACGCGAGGGCAACATCCTCCGCGCCCCCGGCATCTCCGACGACTGCCGCGGCCTCGCCGTCGTGCTCGGCGTGCTCCAGGCCCTCAACGACCAGGAGATCCAAACCGATGGCACCATCCTCTTCATGGGCACCGTCGGCGAAGAAGGCCTCGGCGACCTCCGCGGCGTGCGCCACCTCTTCGAGTCCGACAAAGCCGACTCCATCGACTACTTCATCTCCATGGACGGCACCGGCCTGCACGCCACCACCGGCGCCGTCGGCAGCCACCGCTACGAGGTCACCTTCAGCTCCGCCGGCGGCCACAGCTACGGCGCCTTTGGCCAGGTCAACCCGATCCACGCCCTCGGTCGCGCCATCGCCAAGATCTCCGACTTCGAAATGGCCGCCGAACCCAAAGCCACCTTCAACGTCGGCATGATCTCCGGCGGCACCTCGGTGAACTCCATCGCCCGCACCGCCTCCTTCCAGATCGACATGCGCTCCCCCAGCGCGACCTCGCTCGACAACACCGACGCCATGTTCCGCGCCGCCGTGGCCGAAGCCGTCGCCGAAGAGAACGAATTCTGGAAAACCCACGCCCACAGCCCGACCGCCCGCAACATGAACGCCGCCAACCCGGTGGTCGTCGACATCAAGCAGGTCGGTCTGCGCCCCACCGGTGACGTGCCGCCCGACAGCCCGATCATCGCCTGCGTGAGCCGCGCCAACGCCGCCCTCGAGGTCGCCGATCGTTTTGGCTCCAGCAGCACCGACTCCAACATCGCCATCAGCCTCGGCGTGCCCGCCGTGACCCTCGGCGGTGGGGGTCGCGGCGCCGCCGCCCACTCCCTCGACGAACTCTTCGAAACCACCGACAGCCACCTCGGCACCCAGCGCGCCCTGCTCACCGTCCTCGAGATCGTCGGGCTCGCGAAGTAA